The Lentzea guizhouensis genome contains a region encoding:
- a CDS encoding YbaB/EbfC family nucleoid-associated protein, with amino-acid sequence MPEDIAGSERMLGNWEKSVQERAARYQEMATRVQGMTISERSSDGAVELTIGSNGILQHLVINESAAGRRMAEVSGEIMKLLQRAQSRIPELLQAAMAETIGTQDETANVLFSEAKKNFPAPPPEDPPPASHNRSNELNFRVEDDGPPSRPTPPPPPPRRRPPSDDDDDFGGQSVLS; translated from the coding sequence GTGCCCGAGGACATCGCCGGTTCCGAGCGCATGCTCGGGAACTGGGAGAAGAGCGTCCAGGAACGTGCCGCGCGCTATCAGGAGATGGCGACGCGCGTGCAGGGGATGACGATCTCCGAGCGGTCCTCCGACGGTGCCGTCGAGCTCACCATCGGCTCCAACGGGATCCTGCAGCACCTGGTGATCAACGAGTCCGCCGCCGGCCGGCGCATGGCCGAGGTCAGCGGCGAGATCATGAAGCTGCTGCAGCGCGCGCAGTCCCGCATCCCCGAGCTGCTGCAGGCGGCGATGGCGGAGACGATCGGCACGCAGGACGAGACCGCGAACGTCCTGTTCAGCGAGGCCAAGAAGAACTTCCCGGCACCACCTCCCGAAGACCCGCCGCCGGCGTCGCACAACCGCAGCAACGAGCTGAACTTCCGGGTGGAGGACGACGGACCGCCGTCCCGTCCCACGCCACCGCCTCCGCCGCCGCGCCGCCGTCCTCCGTCCGACGACGATGACG